GGGTGGATAAGCTCTCGGGGGCAACCGTTATGGCAACCGATTTGCGTGCCTCAGCAAGCCTTGTCATTGCAGGCTTAGCGGCTCAAGGGGAGACCCAGGTTGATCGTATCTACCATCTTGATCGGGGTTATGACCGGATGGAACAAAAATTAACCCAAATTGGCGCAAACATCCGCCGCATGAAATAATCAACGCATTATGTTGACACTCGCGCTATCCAAAGGGCGCATCTTCGAGGAAACAGCCCCAGTCTTGGCTAAGGCTGGAATACGTCCACTAGAAAATCCTGAGCAGTCGCGCAAATTGATTATCCCAACTTCGAACCCAGAAGTGCAGATCATTATTGTGCGAGCTTCCGATGTGCCTACTTATGTGCAATTTGGGGCGGCTGATTTTGGGGTGGCCGGTCAAGACGTCCTTTTAGAAAAGGGTAGCGATGGTTTGTATGTACCGATCGATTTAGGGATTGCACGTTGCCGGATGGCGGTAGCTGTTAAGAATGGGTTTGATTATGCAGGGGCGGTTCGTCAGGGCTCACGCTTGCGCGTAGCAACCAAGTATGTCAATTGCGCCCGTGAGCACTTTGCGAACAAAGGCGTTCATATTGATACGATCCATTTGTATGGCTCGATGGAGCTAGCGCCCTTAGTTGGCTTAGCTGATGCGATTGTCGATCTAGTATCCACGGGTAACACTTTGCGCGCTAATAATTTGGTTGAGGTGGAATCAATCACCGATATCAGTGCACGCCTTATTGTGAATCAGGCGTCCTATAAGCGTAAGCGTACGGCCATCAAAAAATTACTGGATGCGTGGCAGTAATGTCTAAGGTATCAAACCAAACTGTGATGGTACAACGTTTAACGAGTAGTGATCCTAACTTTAAGAAAACATTATTGGCAAGTCTTTCATTGCCATCGGCCGATGATCAAGCAATTGATGTAGTGGTGATTGCTATCTTGGCTGAGGTTAAGTCTAGAGGGGATGAGGCGCTATTAAGTTACACCAAACAATTTGATCGACTGTCTGCTAATCGTATTTCTGATCTTGAGATTAAACAGGCAGATCTAGAAGCAGCCTATCGTTCTTTACCGAGCGAGCAAGCCAAGGCGTTAGAGATTGCTGCACAGCGGGTACGCGCCTATCACGAGAAACAAAAAGAGGCGGCAGGTTGTCGTTCATGGGAATACACCGAGCCCGACGGTACCCGTTTAGGTCAAAAAGTAACTCCTTTAGACCGCGTCGGTATTTATGTGCCAGGTGGTAAGGCAGCTTATCCATCATCTGTTTTGATGAATGCAATCCCAGCAACCGTTGCAGGCGTTGGAGAAATCATCATGGCGGTGCCAACCCCCGATGGTGCTCGCAACCCTTTAGTCTTGGCTGCCGCTTATTTAGCAGGAGTACATCGCGTATTTACCATCGGTGGCGCACAAGCTGTTGCTGCACTTGCGTATGGAACGCAAACAGTTCCTGCGGTTGATAAGATCGTGGGTCCTGGTAACGCCTATGTGGCCGCTGCAAAGCGTCGTGTCTTTGGCACGGTGGGCATTGACATGATTGCCGGCCCTTCAGAGATCTTGGTGCTCTGTGATGGCAGCACCGATCCCGATTGGATTGCGATGGATTTGTTCTCGCAGGCAGAGCATGATGAATTAGCCCAGTCGATTTTGCTGTGTCCTGATCCTAATTTTATTGATAAGGTCAATCAGAGCATTCAAAAGCTATTACCGCAAATGCCACGTGAGAAAGTGATTCGAGCATCGTTGCAAAACAGGGCTTTGTTGATTGAAGTAAGCGATATGAATGAAGCCTGTCAGATTGCCAACCTGATTGCTGCCGAGCATTTAGAGATATGTACGCAAGAGCCACAACGTTGGGCTGAGCAAATTCGGCATGCAGGCGCAATCTTTATGGGTTCGTATACGAGTGAATCTCTCGGGGATTATTGTGCGGGTCCTAATCACGTCTTACCAACGGCGCGTACCGCCCGTTTCTCTTCCCCATTGGGTGTCTATGACTTCATGAAGCGCTCAAGCTTAATTGAAGTAAGCGAAGCAGGAGCGCAAACGCTCGGACCAATTGCGAGCACCCTAGCGCACGGCGAGGGCTTGCAAGCCCATGCGCGTGCCGCTGAGATGCGCCTCAAGAAAAAATAATTGGTTTAGACAGAAAGTATTTCTTTTAATGCCGCAAGGAAAGCGCTCATTTGCTCATCGGTGCCGATGGTGATTCGCAAGAATTGATCAATACGTTTTGTTTTGAAGTGCCGCACAATAATTCCCCGATCACGTAATGCTTGATGGATCCTTGCGCCATCATGTTTGGGGTGTCGTGTAAAGACAAAGTTCGCACTGGAGGGCAGGGTCTCAAAACCAAGTACATCTAGTTCCTTGACAAATTGAGATCGTGTTGTCATAACTTTACTCGACATGGCATCCAAATGAGCTTGATCTTCCATCGCGGCGATTGCACCCACTTGCGCTAGCCTACCTAATGGGTAAGAGTTAAAACTATTTTTGACTCGTTCTAGACCGGTGATCAGGTCTGGGTGGCCTAATGCATAACCAACTCGTAATCCTGCCAGTGCTCGTGATTTAGAAAGGGTGTGGGTAATTAGTAAATTAGGTGGATTGTTTTGCAGAAGAGGTACGCAAGACTCAGTTCCATAGTCAACATAGGCTTCATCAATCACCACAATGCTGTCGGTATTTTGAAGAAGCAATAACTCGACTTGTGAAAGTGGCAGACCGCATCCTGTGGGCGCATTGGGGTTGGGGAAAATGATCCCGCCATTACCACCATATTGTTTACTCAATTCCAAATAGTCTTCCACCCGAACGGCAAACTGATCATCTAAGGCAATGGTGCGATGCTCAATTCCAAAGAGTTGGCAGTAGACTGGGTAGAAGCTATAGCTAATGTCTGGAAATAAAACAGGCCGATTAGGGTGTTTGAGAAGACCTAGAAAGGCATGCGCCAAGACCTCATCAGAGCCATTGCCCACAAAGACTTTATTGGATGTGATGCCATGATGCTTAGCAATCACTTCTTTGAGATCTTTGGCATCCGGATCGGGGTACAGACGCAGGTTGTCGTTATTAGCTTGCGCAATCGCTGCTAGTGCCTTGGGGGATGGCCCATAGGGACTCTCGTTGGTATTGAGCTTTACGAGCTTTTCAAGCTTCGGTTGCTCACCCGGCACATAGGGGCTAAGATTTTGTAGGTCAGGGTTCCAAAAGCGGCTCATAGAGGGAGTGAAGTGATTGATTTTGAATGACAAATGATATTATGAACCCCTAAACCCATTTTATTTTTTTGAACGCCACACTATGCGCCAAGCGGATGTAAGTCGAAATACTTCTGAGACAAAGATCCAAATTACATTAAATTTGGATGGAACGGGTAAGGCCGATCTGAACTCGGGAGTCCCCTTTTTAGACCACATGCTCGATCAAATTGCGCGGCACGGCATGATTGATCTCAAGGTCCATGCCAAGGGCGACACTCATATTGATGATCATCACACCGTGGAAGATGTTGGCATTACCCTGGGTCAAGCTATTGCAAAGGCGGTGGGCGATAAGGCAGGCATTACTCGCTATGGACACTCTTACGTACCTCTTGATGAGACCCTCTCTCGAGTCGTGGTTGATTTTTCGGGTAGACCCGGTTTGGAGTTCAATGTACCATTTACTCGTGCTCGTGTGGGTGACTTTGATGTTGACCTAAGCATTGAGTTCTTTCGGGGGTTTGTCAATCATGCGGGAGTGACCCTGCACATCGATAATATTCGGGGCGTGAATGCGCACCATCAAATCGAGACTGTATTTAAGGCCTTTGGAAGAGCTCTGCGGATGGCATTGAGTGTTGATCCGCGCTCCCCGAATGCCGTTCCATCCACCAAAGGAAGTTTGTAATACTGCCCCCTTTCTATTGCTAAAGAATCGATTGAGCTAGCGATGCATATCGCCATTGTTGATTACGGGATGGGTAATTTGCGTTCGGTCTCTCAGGCCCTGCATCATGTCGCCCCAGACTGCAAGATCAGCATTGCCAATGATGCGCAAGAGATCCTCCGCTCCGATCGAGTTGTGTTGCCGGGTCAGGGGGCGATGCCAGATTGCATGGCACAGCTACGCTCCTCTGGTTTGCTTGATGCGGTCTTGTTATCTGCGCGCGAGAAACCTCTTCTTGGAATTTGTGTGGGCGAGCAGATGTTGTTTGAAGAAAGCGAAGAGTGTAAGCCAGGGGTGGCGACTAACACCGCTTGCTTAGCACTTATGCCTGGCAAAGTTGTTCGTTTTGCCTTGTCCGGAACCCAAGAAGACGGCTCAGAATACAAAATCCCGCATATGGGTTGGAACCAGGTCCGTCAAGACCAAGATCATCCTTTATGGCATGGCATACCCGATATGAGCAGTTTTTATTTTGTTCACAGCTATTATGTAAAAGCCAGTAGGTCGGAAGATGCTGTAGGATCAACCAATTACGGGGGGTGGTTTACATCTGCCGTGACTCGGGATAATATTTTTGCTACGCAGTTTCATCCAGAAAAAAGTGCTCAACACGGACTTAAGCTCTATCAAAACTTTGTCGCTTGGCGACCTTGATCCCACACAACATTTCCTTTACGCCATTTATTTATGTTGTTAATCCCCGCAATCGATATTAAAGATGGACATTGTGTTCGTCTTGAGCAAGGCGATATGAACCGTAGCACGGTATTCTCTGAAGATCCTGCTGCGATGGCAAAGCATTGGTTAAGTAAGGGCGCAAGACGCTTACATTTGGTTGATCTGAATGGCGCATTTGCTGGTAAGCCAAAAAATGAGTCTGCCATTAAGGCGATCTTGAAAGCCGTTGGTAATGACATTCCAGTTCAACTGGGTGGTGGTGTACGTGATCTAGAGACCATTGAGCGACTTTTGGATGACGGTATTAGTACCATCATTATTGGCACAGCGGCTGTGAAGAACCCTGGATTTTTACAAGATGCCTGTACTGCATTTGCGGGTCATATCATGGTGGGTCTCGATGCCAAAGACGGTAAGGTGGCAACCGATGGTTGGAGCAAGCTCACGGGTCATGAGGTGATTGATTTGGCGAAGAAGTTTGAGGACTATGGCGCTGAAGCTATCATTTATACCGATATAGGCCGTGATGGCATGCTCAAGGGCATTAATCTAGAGGCGACCGTGAAACTGGCTCAGTCTGTGCGCATTCCTGTAATCGCGAGCGGTGGGCTGTCAAATAAGAAAGATATCGAAGCACTTTGCAAGGTAGAAGACGAGGGCATCATGGGCGTCATTGCTGGACGGTCGATTTATAACGGTGACCTTGATTTTGCAGAGGCTCAAAAATACGCTGATCAACTTAGTAAGAGTCAGTAAAGCATGCTCAATAAGAGGATTATTCCTTGCCTTGATGTCACTGCAGGGCGAGTGGTGAAGGGTATAAATTTTGTGGGTTTGCAAGACGCGGGTGATCCCGTTGAGATTGCGCAACGTTACGACGGTCAAGGCGCTGATGAACTCACCTTTTTAGATATCACCGCAACCTCAGATGAGCGCGATCTAATTTTGCACATCATTGAGGCCGTTGCTTCGAAGGTATTCATTCCATTAACGGTGGGTGGTGGAGTTCGAGAGCTAAGCGATGTACGTCGTCTCTTAAATGCGGGTGCGGATAAGGTCAGCATGAACTCCTCGGCAGTTGCGAACCCCGATCTAGTTTCCGAGACCTCGGCTTACTATGGATCGCAATGCATTGTGGTGGCCATTGATGCAAAGCAAAGCGCCCCTAATCGTTGGGAAGTGTTTACGCATGGTGGCCGCAAGAACACTGGTATTGATGTCATTGAATGGGCCAAAGAGGTTGCCAAACGAGGAGCCGGAGAAATACTTT
This genomic interval from Polynucleobacter sp. UK-FUSCHL-C3 contains the following:
- the hisA gene encoding 1-(5-phosphoribosyl)-5-[(5-phosphoribosylamino)methylideneamino]imidazole-4-carboxamide isomerase codes for the protein MLLIPAIDIKDGHCVRLEQGDMNRSTVFSEDPAAMAKHWLSKGARRLHLVDLNGAFAGKPKNESAIKAILKAVGNDIPVQLGGGVRDLETIERLLDDGISTIIIGTAAVKNPGFLQDACTAFAGHIMVGLDAKDGKVATDGWSKLTGHEVIDLAKKFEDYGAEAIIYTDIGRDGMLKGINLEATVKLAQSVRIPVIASGGLSNKKDIEALCKVEDEGIMGVIAGRSIYNGDLDFAEAQKYADQLSKSQ
- the hisD gene encoding histidinol dehydrogenase, translated to MSKVSNQTVMVQRLTSSDPNFKKTLLASLSLPSADDQAIDVVVIAILAEVKSRGDEALLSYTKQFDRLSANRISDLEIKQADLEAAYRSLPSEQAKALEIAAQRVRAYHEKQKEAAGCRSWEYTEPDGTRLGQKVTPLDRVGIYVPGGKAAYPSSVLMNAIPATVAGVGEIIMAVPTPDGARNPLVLAAAYLAGVHRVFTIGGAQAVAALAYGTQTVPAVDKIVGPGNAYVAAAKRRVFGTVGIDMIAGPSEILVLCDGSTDPDWIAMDLFSQAEHDELAQSILLCPDPNFIDKVNQSIQKLLPQMPREKVIRASLQNRALLIEVSDMNEACQIANLIAAEHLEICTQEPQRWAEQIRHAGAIFMGSYTSESLGDYCAGPNHVLPTARTARFSSPLGVYDFMKRSSLIEVSEAGAQTLGPIASTLAHGEGLQAHARAAEMRLKKK
- the hisF gene encoding imidazole glycerol phosphate synthase subunit HisF, which codes for MLNKRIIPCLDVTAGRVVKGINFVGLQDAGDPVEIAQRYDGQGADELTFLDITATSDERDLILHIIEAVASKVFIPLTVGGGVRELSDVRRLLNAGADKVSMNSSAVANPDLVSETSAYYGSQCIVVAIDAKQSAPNRWEVFTHGGRKNTGIDVIEWAKEVAKRGAGEILLTSMDRDGTKDGFDLTLTAAVSHAVSVPVIASGGVGGLQDLVDGIQIGKADAVLAASIFHYGQHTVQEAKQFMASKGIAIRLD
- the hisG gene encoding ATP phosphoribosyltransferase, with the translated sequence MLTLALSKGRIFEETAPVLAKAGIRPLENPEQSRKLIIPTSNPEVQIIIVRASDVPTYVQFGAADFGVAGQDVLLEKGSDGLYVPIDLGIARCRMAVAVKNGFDYAGAVRQGSRLRVATKYVNCAREHFANKGVHIDTIHLYGSMELAPLVGLADAIVDLVSTGNTLRANNLVEVESITDISARLIVNQASYKRKRTAIKKLLDAWQ
- the hisC gene encoding histidinol-phosphate transaminase — its product is MSRFWNPDLQNLSPYVPGEQPKLEKLVKLNTNESPYGPSPKALAAIAQANNDNLRLYPDPDAKDLKEVIAKHHGITSNKVFVGNGSDEVLAHAFLGLLKHPNRPVLFPDISYSFYPVYCQLFGIEHRTIALDDQFAVRVEDYLELSKQYGGNGGIIFPNPNAPTGCGLPLSQVELLLLQNTDSIVVIDEAYVDYGTESCVPLLQNNPPNLLITHTLSKSRALAGLRVGYALGHPDLITGLERVKNSFNSYPLGRLAQVGAIAAMEDQAHLDAMSSKVMTTRSQFVKELDVLGFETLPSSANFVFTRHPKHDGARIHQALRDRGIIVRHFKTKRIDQFLRITIGTDEQMSAFLAALKEILSV
- the hisB gene encoding imidazoleglycerol-phosphate dehydratase HisB — encoded protein: MRQADVSRNTSETKIQITLNLDGTGKADLNSGVPFLDHMLDQIARHGMIDLKVHAKGDTHIDDHHTVEDVGITLGQAIAKAVGDKAGITRYGHSYVPLDETLSRVVVDFSGRPGLEFNVPFTRARVGDFDVDLSIEFFRGFVNHAGVTLHIDNIRGVNAHHQIETVFKAFGRALRMALSVDPRSPNAVPSTKGSL
- the hisH gene encoding imidazole glycerol phosphate synthase subunit HisH, whose amino-acid sequence is MHIAIVDYGMGNLRSVSQALHHVAPDCKISIANDAQEILRSDRVVLPGQGAMPDCMAQLRSSGLLDAVLLSAREKPLLGICVGEQMLFEESEECKPGVATNTACLALMPGKVVRFALSGTQEDGSEYKIPHMGWNQVRQDQDHPLWHGIPDMSSFYFVHSYYVKASRSEDAVGSTNYGGWFTSAVTRDNIFATQFHPEKSAQHGLKLYQNFVAWRP